The Candidatus Margulisiibacteriota bacterium DNA segment TTTTTACCGAGTCCAGCTTGAGAATTCTCATTTCATCCTTTATATATTCAAGCATATTTCCTTTGTCTTCCAATTCAATAGATATTAAATTGTCAGGAAAATCACGTTCAAAGTTACTCATGTATTCGGCAGTTTGTTCATTTCTGGTATGCCAACTGGCCCTGACTTCCAGCTTATCCGTATTAGTACTCATGAGGGTAAGAAATCCCATTTCAGCTTTGGCATGTTTGAGAATAATATCGCCCAGTATGGAAAGCATATCATCCATATTTACAAGTGAATAAATCATTTCTCGGGCTTCGTTGATAACTTCCAGTTTTTTATATAATAATTCCTGATGTTTTCTGGCGATGATAAAATATTTTTCCTGGAACAACCATAAAAGTATATGGTAGAGATGGTAAAGATCATGATTCTGGAAAAAGTCTATTTCATTATAGATCAGCATTGCCCCATGCAGTTTGCTCTCCAGAACCATGGGTATAACCTTTAACATATTCATGTGAAAAGGTTTCGGCTCGGTTATTCTTTCCTCCACAAATATAGTTAATTGTTTGGAGCGCAGGGCCAGACCTGACTGCTCTTCAATATATTGAACAAGCTGGTCTTTGACACTATTCAGTTCATTAACCGTGAATTCGCTGATACCGTAAAGAACACTGCTCCCGGTATTGCTATTGGTAACAAGAGCAATTAATGGTGATGTTAACTGCTCCTGTTTAATAAATTGCAGAACAATACTAACGAGGTCTTCTTCGCTTTTAACGTTTTCAAAATTCTTTTTTAAAAAATATAATTTTTCTAAGTAATTATTATTCATATATTTATAAATTGTTCTGGAAACGACTGAATATTATTTTACATCAAGATTTCATTAATCGGAATAGGAATGTCGATTTCAAGATCGATATTCCGGTTAAGGCAGCAGATTGTAGTTTTATGGTCATCGTCTTTGGAGTTATACATGATTGCTCCTTATTATTCCTTTGTAACGACTGTCGGCATTGATTTTGCAGACAACTTGTTTTCTTTATTTTAAATTACAGCTATAATATACCCTGTTTTAGAGAACATTAAACATTGGGGCAAAGTTTTTCGAGAAATAAAATAATAAGCCCGAATATATTGTAAAGGAGACAAAAATGAGCAAAAGAATAATGCTGGATAAAGATACCTTCCTGTTTACGTCAGAAAGTGTGTCCGAAGGACATCCTGATAAAATGGCAGACCAGATTAGCGATGCAATATTGGATGCGCATCTCAAGGAAGACCCGGATTCGCGTGTAGCCTGCGAGACAATGGTTAAAACAGGTTTGGTTATCGTATCAGGAGAGATTACATCCAAAGCCACTGTGAATTATGAAGCAATCGCCAGGGATGTAGTTAAACAAATCGGCTACGCTCATACTGATGACGGTTTTGATTATGAAACTTGCGGAGTGATAACAGCTATAGGCAAACAATCCCAGGATATTTCTCAGGGTGTTACCGAAGGTGTGGGTTTATTTAAAGAACAGGGCGCAGGAGACCAGGGGATAATGTTCGGTTACGCTACCAACGAGAATAAAGAATATATGCCATTACCGATAATGCTGGCTCATCAGTTGCTGGAAAAGCTGACAGAACTCAGAAAAAGCGGAGCGTTGCCATATGTTAAGCCGGATAGTAAATCACAGGTAACTGTGGCTTACAAGAACAACAAACCGGAATATATTTATTCTATAGTTATTTCTACCCAGCATAGTGAGGACGTTGAACATAAAACTATTCGTAAAGACATGATCGAAAAGGTTATCAAAGAAGTAATCCCCGCTAATCTGCTGAATAAACTGGAAGATGACAGGGTTTATATTAATCCTACGGGACGTTTCGTTGTAGGCGGCCCTATGGGAGACTGCGGCCTGACCGGCAGAAAAATTATTGTGGACAGTTACGGTGGCATGAGCCGTCATGGCGGCGGTGCTTTTAGCGGCAAAGACCCATCCAAGGTAGACCGTTCTGCAGCGTATGCAGCCAGATATATCGCTAAGAATATTGTGGCAGCTGGACTTGCGGACAGATGTGAAGTACAACTGGCTTACGCTATCGGTGTAGCAGAGCCGATTTCTATTTTTCTGGAAACTTTCGGAACAGAGAAAGTGGATAAGGAAAAAATTGTTGATATAATTTATAAATATTTTCCTATTAAACCAAAAGATATAATCGACAGCCTGAAACTCAAGCAACCAATTTACCAAAAGACAGCATCATATGGCCATTTTGGTAGGGATATCTTCCCTTGGGAACAACTGGACAAAGTTGATATTCTCAAAAAAGAGGCATTAAAATAAATATCGGATTTATTAGTCTGGGTTGTCCTAAAAACCTGGTAGATACCGAAACAATGATGGGGCAAGTCGCTAAGCAGCACAAGCTGGTCACAGATATGGACAAAGCGGATGTGATGGTGCTGAACTCCTGCTGTTTTATACAGGATGCGGAACAGGAAACCATCGATACCCTATTGGAACTTAAACAGTGGAAGAAAACTTCTAAACGCAAGATTATCCTGGCCGGATGTTATGTAGAAATCCAGAAGGACAAGTTGCTCAAGCAATATCCTTTTATTGATGGGATTATTAATACGGGCGCAGTATCGCGGATAAATGAAGTTTTAGAACAGATTTCCAAATTTGACGGAGCTATAACGATTTACGCCAATCATATTCATAATTTTTTAGGAGAAGAGCAAAGAATACTCTCCACACCTCCTCATTACGCTTATTTAAAAATAGGTGAAGGCTGCAATAACAGCTGCGCTTATTGCCGCATTCCTTCTATCAGAGGTTCGGCTTTGTTCAGACCGATAAAACAGATAATCGAAGAGGCAGAGAAGCTGGCTGATAGCGGTGTGAAAGAAATTATTGTTGTAAGCCAGGACAGCACCATGTACAACTATGACGGATACAGTTTCAGCGGTCTTTTACGAGCACTGGACAGAATAGATAAACTTGCCTGGATTAGGATTATGTACTGTTATCCTGATAAAATATCCGATGATCTAATTCGTACCATAAAAGCATCGAAAAAAATTGTTAGATATATTGACATGCCAATTCAACATATAAATGATAAAATATTAAATAAAATGAATAGAATGAGTCAAAGGAAGAGTATTACGAACAGAATCGATACATTGCGTGAAGAAATAACTGACATTAAACTGCGTTCCACAGTAATGGTCGGTTACCCCGGAGAAGATGATAATGATTTCGGGGAACTATATGACTATATCGAAGAGACTCAGTTCGATCATTTGGGTGTTTTTGCTTATTCTCAGGAACCGGGTACATTTTCATTTAACATGAGGGGACAAGTTGATGAACATGTCAAACAAAAAAGGCTTGATGCCATTATGAACCTGCAAAAAGGGATAAGTAAAAAACTGAATAAAAAATACATAGGGCAGGAAATGGATGTGCTAATCGATAATAGTGAAGGTGGACGAAGATATTTTGACGCACCGGAAATAGACGGGTTTGTCTATGTGGCAAATCTTAAGAAACAAGATATCGGCCAGCTAAAAAAAGTCAAAATAAAAAAAGCCCTAGAGTATGATTTGATCGGCAGGACCACTTGAATTTAGCCAATGGGCTGACGCTTTTAAGAATCTGTGCGATCCCCCTCCTTCTAGTCCTGTTGTCTGTTCCGCATGTTTCCGATACTCAGAAAATAATCGATTTATTGGTTTTTCTGGCGATTACTTTTACAGACTATCTGGATGGATTTCTGGCCAGAAAGCTTAAGCAGGAAACTAATATGGGGCAACTTTTAGACCCGCTCGCGGATAAAATGTTGGTATTTTCTTTATTGCTCTGGTTTATAGCCGCGCAAAAAATTGCCTATTACTGGGTAGCAATCCTGCTCTTCAGGGAAATGGCTGTGCTGGGCTTAAGGTCTATTGCAGCTTTGCAAAAAGTTGTGATTAAAGCGGACCGACTGGGGAAAATAAAAACAGTCTGGCAATACGTAACATTAGCCTGGTTGATACTGGAGCTACCTTTCGTTGATCTTTGGGTTATCGGTATGGTTATTATTACACTGATATCGGGATTTAATTATTTTTATGAGAACCGAGAGGTTTTAAAAAGTGGCTGATTTTAAGGATATTCTTATGCAGAAGGAAGTAAAAAATCTGGATGCAATTCCCTTTAAGGTCGCTGACCTGATAAAAGAAAAAAAATATCAGCTGGTTATTGCCGAATCTATTACGGGTGGGGATTTAAGTGCTAATATAGTTAGAGTGCCGGGTGCTTCTGATTTTTTTGTCGGAGGCATTGTGGCTTACAGCAATTTGATAAAAGTGCGTGAATGTTTGGTAAATCCCCAGACAATCCAGCGTTATGGGGCTGTAAGTGCGCAGGTTACCATGGAAATGGCCAAAGGAGTGCAGCATAAATATCAAACGCAGATTGCGTTGGCCACTACCGGATTTGCCGGACCCAAACGGGAAATGGAAAAAGTGGGTTTGGTTTACATAACGTTGCTTATTGAGCAACAGGAATATAGCAAGAATTTTATATTTAGCGGAGAAAGAACAGATATTATTAAACAAACATCTTTTGCTGCCCTGGAGTTACTAAGATATTATCTGGAAAATTTTAAATAAGGAGGTTTTTTTATGGCTGAGAATGATTTAAGTAAAGCAGTGGATATAGCAATGCATCAGATTGAAAAAAATTTTGGCAAGGGTGCGATAATGAAGCTGGGTGATGTGAAAAAACTGGCAATGGATTATATTCCTACCGGTTCTCTCAGGCTGGACGCGGCTTTGGGTGTTGGAGGACTGCCTAAAGGTCGTGTGGTAGAAGTTTTTGGGCCGGAAAGTTCAGGTAAAACCACAGTTTCCTTGCACATAATTGCAGAAGCTCAAAAGCGCGGAGGTATTTGTGCTTTTATTGACGCGGAACATGCGCTGGATCCCACATACGCAAAAAATATCGGAGTAAATACCAAGGAACTTCTAATTTCCCAACCGGACTATGGTGAACAGGCTTTGGAAATCGCTGAAACACTGGTGAAGAGCGGGGCTGTGGAAGTAATTGTTGTAGATTCCGTAGCAGCGCTGGTACCCAAGGCGGAACTGGATGGAGAAATGGGGGATTCCCATATAGGACTACAAGCCAGGTTGATGTCGCAGGCGTTGCGCAAACTGACCGCGTCAGTTAGCAAATCATCAACTATTGTTATATTTGTTAATCAGTTACGTGAAAAAGTCGGTATTATGTTCGGTAATCCGGAAGTTACACCCGGCGGCAAGGCTTTGAAATTTTATTCATCGATAAGGCTGGATGTAAGAAAAAGAGACAGTATTAAAAAGGGTGAGGATGTTATCGGAACACTCACAAAAATAAAAGTTGTAAAAAATAAAGTAGCCATTCCTTTCAAAGAAGCTACGGTAGAAATTATTTACGGGAAAGGAATTTCTAAAACAGCAGAAATACTGGATATAGCTGTTGAAAATAATCTCATAGAAAAGTATGGGTCCTGGTATAGTTACAATAATGAAAAAATAGGGCAGGGCAAGGATAACGCTCAACTATACCTCGAAAATAATCCCGAGATTATGGCAACTCTGGAAAAAAAGATTAGGGAGATTTTAGGTATACCAGTTAAGTAATGTAAATTTAATTTAAAGGAGGTTCAAGATGATGATAATTACCATCGTAGTATTTGTAGTATTATTCGCAGGATTAAGTTATTGGTTATTTGTTCAGAATAATATCATTCAGAAAAAAGAAAAAGAAGTGGAAGCCAGGACCGCTAAACTGGTAAAGGAAGCAGAAAGAGCTGCAGAGGATATAAGGCGCGAAGCATTAATTCAGTCCAAAGAAGAAATGCTCAAAATCAGAAATGAAGCCGAGAATGAGTTAAAGGAAAGAAGAGAAAAACAGTTGCTTCAGGAAAACCGTCTTATTCAGAAAGAAGAACATCTGGATGTACGCGAGGCCCATCTGGAAACCAAAGAAGGTGAATTGCAGAAAAAGACCGCTTCCGTAGAAAAACAGCAACAGGATATTGAGGTTGTTTATCAGAAGCAGATTGAAATACTGGAGAAGGTTGCTCAGCTTGGCCGTGAAGACGCAAAAAAGATGCTGCTGGAACATCTGGACAGAGAAGTGAAATTTGAAGCTGCCAAGATTATTAAGGAAACAGAGGAACTGGCGCAAAAAACTTCGGTAAGAAAAGCCAGAGAAATTATAGCTACTGCCATCCAACGTTGTGCTGTAGACAATGTTGTGGAAATCACAACTTCCGTTGTGGCATTACCGAACGATGAAATGAAGGGCCGCTTGATAGGTCGTGAAGGACGAAATATTCGTGCTTTTGAAACTTTAACAGGTATAGACCTGATTATTGATGATACTCCGGAAACTGTTGTGTTATCGGGTTTTGACCCCATACGCAGGGAGATCGCCAAATTAACTCTGGAGAAATTGATACAGGATGGCAGGATCCACCCGACAAGAATTGAAGATATCTATAATCAGGCCAAGAAGGATCTGGAAGCCATTATCATGGACATTGGAGAAAGATCCGCCCTGGAAGCAGATGTACAGAACCTGTCACAAAATATTATTTATTTGCTGGGCAGGTTGCATTACCGCACTAGTTACGGTCAGAATGTTTTACAGCACAGTATAGAAGTTGCGCATATAGCTTCACTTATGGCTCAGGAACTGAATGTAAACGTTAGGCTGGCCAGAAGAGCCGGTTTACTGCATGACATCGGCAAGGCGATAGACTTCGAACGTGAAGGTACCCATGCTCAGTTGGGAGCAGACTTCGCTGTGAAAAATGGAGAAAACGAAGAAGTAATTCACGCCATTCTGGCCCACCACGAAGAAACAAAACCGCAGACTATTGAAGCAATCCTGGTCGCGGCTGCTGATGCCATATCTGCTTCCAGACCGGGTGCCAGAAGAGAGTCTATAGAAGCTTATATTAAGCGTCTGGAAACTTTGGAAAACCTGGCAATTTCCTTCTCCGGCGTAGAAAAAGCTTTTGCTATTCAATCAGGCAGAGAAATCAGGGTCATGGTAAAACCGGATATTATTAACGACAAGCTGGCTTCCAAGCTGGCCCGTGATATTGTTAAAAAGATTGAAAGTGAACTGGAATATCCAGGGACAATAAAAGTTACGGTAATCAGAGAAACCAGGGTACAGGAAGTCGCTAAATAAATGATTAAGGTTCTGTTTTTTGGCGATATTGTAGGCAAAATAGGGCGGGATATGTTTTTCGCCCAATTGCCGGAATTGAAAAAAAAGTTTAAACCTGACCTGGTTATCATTAATGGAGAAAACTCAGCTAACGGCAAGGGCATTACCTCCAAGATTTATCATAGTTATTTACAGGCCGGAGTTGATTGTGTAACTTCCGGTAATCATATATTTGATAATAAGGAGATATTGCCTCTGATTGATGAGTATGAAGCACTTATCCGTCCGGCAAATTATCCGGTAAGCGTTCCTGGGAACGTGGTTTATAAAAAAGTAATAAAAGGTACAAAGATTGCTGTTGTAAATTTTTTGGGCCAGGTTTTTATGCCTCCGGTTGATAATCCTTTCCATGTTTTTGAGTCCATGCTAAATACTGTCTTAAAAGACAGTTCGTTAATTATCGCCGATATACATGCTGAAGCTACTTCTGAAAAAATGGCCTTTGCTTACAATTATACCGGGAAATTATCGGCAGTTTGCGGAACACACACACATATCCAGACCTCTGACGCGCAAATACTGGGTGAACATACGGCGTATATAACAGACCTGGGGATGATAGGCGCTAAACACTCAATCCTGGGTATGGCTCCGGAATCCATAATTAACCGTTTTATTACTTATATGCCGGAGAGGATTGCTCCACCAGAAACTGATGAAGAAGTTGTTATGGATTATGTGTTTATGGAGTTCGACACTTCAGGCAAGGCCTGCAATATAGAATCATTTCATAATATACTGGAAGTGGAATAAATTATACTCTTAGCAAAATGGTTTTCGGCATTGTTGCCTGCGTCGTTCGCAGCTCAATGTACCATTAAGTACACCTCCGCTGCTCGCTTCTTGGCGCCTCGTCGAAATTCCATTTTGCGTCGAGTATGATTTCAAAAATATTAATAGATTTGGGTTTAGTTATAGATTTTATTAATTTCAACCTGATATTGTGCCTGTAAATTTTCCAGTTGATTTTTGAAGTTACTCTGGATGTCTCCCAGTTTGTTCTCGAAAAGGTTTTGCTTGTTTTCAAAGACTTGTTGTTTTCTGGCCAGAAGCACTTTATATTCCTTATCTTTGTTTTGCAAATGAGAATCAAAAGATTTTTTTATGGTAGCCAGTTGTTGAACATAAGTTTCCTTGATTTGATCTTTATCAGGCTCAAATACGACCTTTAATTTTTCAACATCTTTTTGACTTTGTTCTTTCATCGTTTGCAGATTTTTTTCATAGTCATTCTGAATAGCCAAATATTGTTCACGGAGTTCGAAAATTTGTCCTTCAAAGTGTTTTTTCACCTGTTCCATTTTTTGAGTGTAAATGATTTTTTGCTTACTTAAGGAAATCAGCAATTTTCTTACAGTATTATTATAATCATTCATAACAGCTTCTTTTTGAGTATTTAGCTGTACTATCTCTTGTTGGGTTTTATTCTTTATTATTTCAACATCAGCTAAGGACATTTCTTTTAATTGGGCGATTTTCTCCAAATTTTCCATTTCTATTTTTTTTGCTTTCTCTTCAGCTTTTTCGATAATTTTTTTACTGTCAAATTCATTTTTTTCTTGAAGCTGAGCGATCTCTTCAAGCTTTTTTACACTTTTTGTTTCTATTTCTTTGGCTTTTTCTTCTGCTTTTTCTTCTAATTTTTGTTTCTTTTGCAGGGCTTCCTGTAGAATTTTGTCAGCCTCGAAGCGGGCTTTATTTTCTATGTTATTTTTTATAGCCGTAGAAGCTTCCTGAATTTTTTCAGCTTTGTTCTGAGCTTCCTCGATGAGAGCAAAAGCCTTTACATTGGATTTCTCCAGGATATTCTTTGCTTCAATCTCTGCTTTTGTAATTATTTCCGATGCTTCCTTTTCCATCTTAGACTTTTCCAGTTCATTTTCTTTCTCAGCATCTTTTATCATTTGTTTAGCCTGCTGCTTTGCCTGAGAAACCATACCGGTTGCATTGTCTTTAGCCTGATTAATAATTTGCTCCGATTGTTCGATGGCCATTTTTTTAAGCTGTTCAATTTCAGTTAAAGCTGATTGCTTTTGCTGGCGCAGGACTTCTTCTATTTCTTGTTTATGTTTTTTAGAATTTTTAATGATTGATTCAGCGTCTTTTTCAGCTTCTTTCAGATAATCCCTGGCAATATCTTTGGCATCCGAGGAAATTTTATCGGCTTCTACCCGGGTTTCATTTAAAATATTATTTGATTCCAGTTCAGCTTCATGAATTAGTGTTTGGGCTTTTGCTTTTATATGGTCAGCTTCCAGCCGTGCCGCGACAATCAGCTGGTCTGCAGTATTTGTAGAGATTTCTCTGATTTCTTCTATGTCTTTAAGTATAGATTCCTTAAGTTGCAGCAGTTCTTTTTCACCGTTTTTTCTATTAATTTCTGCGTTATCTATTATTTCATCAGCCTGTTTCTGTGCGTTTATTAAAATAACTTTTGACGTCCCGGCTGCTTCCAGCTTAATACGTTCAGCTTCACTGTTAGCAAAATCTATTGTTTGCTCGCATTCAGCCTGCATCTGCTGTACGTCTTTTCCCATCTCCATTTTCTTTTGTGTCGCTTCATTTATGATTTTATCTGCCTTGCGCTGGGATTCAGCTATATTTTTTTGAGTTTGTAATTCCGCTGATTTTTTTGTTTTTTCGGCAATAGAAATTATCAGGCTTGCCTTTTGATGGGCATTAACCAGAAGCTGTTCAGCCTGGTCTTGAGCATTTTCCAGCAATTCTTTGGCTTTAATTTCAGCTTCCCGCATTTTTTGATCAGTTTCTATCCGGAACTGCTCAGCTTGTTCAACGGTAATTTCAGCTTCTTTCTCATATTCTTTAACCGCGATTCTTGCTTTTTCCATTATGCGCTCAGCTTCCAGTTGAGCTTCATAAATTAATGCCGAAGAATTTTTGGTTGCGTCCGCCAGCATTCTTTCGGCATCGAGTGTTGCCTGTTTATTAATTTGTTCGGCATCATTTTTTAAGAACTGGGCATCGGATTCTGCTCCGGCTTTGAGTTGAATTGCGCTATTGTGTATATACTCTGCTTTTTTCTGAGCCAGTTCTACCAGTTCATTAGCCTGAATACCGGCGTTTTTCAGGATCCGGTCAGCTTCAAGGTTTGCTTCTGCGCTAACCTGTCTGGCGTCATCTTTCCATTTTTGTACTTCCTGTTTATAATCTTCTTTCTGCTTCAAAGTTCTGTTTATAATGGCTTCAGCTTCATTCTGGGCATTGCTGATTATCACTGCGGATTTACCTTGGGCCACAGCCAAAATACTATCCGCTTCCGCTTTGGCACTATTAATAATTTGCTGGAACTCTTTTTGAAAATGTCTTTTGTTGGCTTCTGTCTGTTGCTTGACCTTATTGGCATCTTCAAGAACAGACTTTGCGTCCTGTTTGGCTTTTGTCAGGATATTGTCGGCTTCCAGCAGTTTTTTGCTTACAACTTTTTCAACATCAAGTCGTGCTTGTTCGGCCTTCATGCTGATTAGCTGTACGTCTTTTTGCGCAGCCTGAATAATCTGATCTGCCTTGGCACAGGCATCGTCTACCATTTTGCCGGAACTCATATTGGCCTGTGCGCTGATTTGCATTGCTTCATCCTTCAGAAGCTGGGCGCTTCCCTCAGCTTCGGCCTTAACAAGATTGGCATTATCAATTATGAAGTCAGCTTTTTTCGTGGCAGTTTCCAGAATTTCCTTAGCTTTGTCCTCAGCTTCTTTTTGAGCGGTTTTAATAATATTTTTCGATTCTTGTTTTAATTCCTGAAGTTCTGCCTTTAACTGGTTTTTTTGCAGTTCGGCTTTATCAATAATATTCTGTGCGTCAGTTTTAGCTGATCCCAGAATGTTTTCAGCCTGAGTTTTGGCTTCAATGATTATTTCATCAGCTTCTTTTTTGGCTGATACTGTTTGCGTCTGGTTTTCCTGCTGGACCTTGGTTAACAATTCATCCACTTTACTATAAGCATTGGTAATAAGTTCATCGGCTTCTGCTCTGGCAGCAGAGAGGATTTCCTTTTCTTTATCAGTAGCCCGGGCAAGAATACTGTCATATTCTTTTTGAGCGTCGCGGTTCAGGGCTTTTGTTTCATTTTTCATGGCTTGCAGCTCTGTTTTTAATAATTCTTTTTGTTCCAGAACCTTGTCAAGAATACTTTGAGCTTCATTCTGAGCAGTCTGAACAATTTTCTCGGCTTCCTGCTTGGCCATTGCTGCTTGTGTTTGATTGTCCTGCTGGACTTTGTTCATCAATTCAGTTGTTTTATTGTAGGTTTCGGAAATTAATTCATCAGCTTTGACTCTAGCCGCAGAGAGTATACCTTTTTCTTTGTTAGCAGCCTGGGCGAGAAGATTGTCCTGCTTTTCCTTTTGTTCCTGTGCCTTAGCCAGAATACTCTGAGCTTCATTCTGGGCAGCCTGAACAATTTTTCCAGCCTCCTCTTTGGCCAAAGCGGCTTGAACCTGAGTATCCTGCTGAACTTTGCTGAGCAGTTCGTCGACTTTGCAATAAGCACTGGTAATGAGTTCGTCGGCCTCAGCCCTGGCAGAGGAAAGCATTACTTTTTCTTTCTCGGCAACCTGAGCAAGAAGATTGTCATATTCCTTTTGAGCGTCACGGTTCAATGCTTTTGTCTCATTTTTCATAGCTTGCAGTTCTGTTTTCAACAATTCTTTTTGTTCATTAGCCTTAGTCAGTATGCTTTGGGCTTCATCATGGGCAATTTGGATAATTTTATTGGCTTCCTGTTTAGCTAATGCCTCTTGAGCTTTATTGTCCTGCTGGGCTTTGTTTGTCAATTCTTCTGCTTTATGAAGAGCATTAGTGATTAGTCCATCGGCTTCAACCCTGGCCGAAGAAAGGATTTCTTTTTCTTTAACTACAACATCTTGCATCCGAAGATCAAATTCTTTCTGCGCCTGCTTGTGAAAATCCCTGGCTTCGGAAATAATCACCATCGATTCATCCTTGGCTTTTTGTAACAAACTGTTGGCAGCATCTTGAGCTGTGCCGGTTATTTCACCTGATTTTATTTTTTGTTCCTGGAAATAATTAGTCGCATTAGCCTTTATTTGTTTTGCCTCATTAATAATACTGTCAGCATTTTTTCTTGCCTCAGCAAGAATTTGTTCGGCTTCCTGATTGGCATTATTAATGATTTGCTGTGAAACTTTGTTGAACTGTTTTATGTCTGTCTGGTTTTCAGTCTTTATTTGTTCTGCCCTGGCCATAACTTGTTGTGCTTCATTCATAGCTTTAGCTAAAATATTCTTGGCGTTATCTTTGGCTTCGTTAGTAATCTGTTCCGCGTCGGCTTTAGCCTGCACCAGGATATCTTTATAATCATCCTGAATTTTGCTTAAATTATCTTTCAAGTTATCTTTATGTAATTTTTGAAGAACTGTGTCCGCCTGTTTCTGGGCTTCAAGAATTATATTTTTAGCTTTCTGATCTGCTTCGGATATGGTTTTTTCAGATTGTTGCCGGGCTAATTTTTTAATTTCTTCGATATCGCTTAAGGCAAATTCTTTGATTTTTTGGACTTCCATATTCGCTTCATCTTTTAATTTTGAGGCTATTTCCAGTACTTCATCCGCCTTAAGCTGTGCTTGCTGGGAAATGACTCTTGCCTGTTCCGAAGCCCTGGTCAATATTTCTTCCGCAGTAGCCCTGGCCTTGCTTGTGATTTCCATGGAACTTTGTTTTAATTCCTGCACATTTTGTTCGGTTAGCTGTTTGGAAGAAACAGCATTACTGACTATTGATTCGGCTTTTTCATGAGCGTCTTTAATAATTTTTTCTGCTTCTTCTCTGGCTTTATTGATTATTTCATTTGTGTTTTGTTTAACCTGATCTATGTTTTTATTAGCGTTATCTTTGGTCTCTACAACATGGGCCAGAATAATGCCGGCTTCTTTTTCGGCTTGTTCTGTAATGAGCCGGGCTTTTTCATTAGCTTCAATAATAATTCGTTCGGATTCTTCTCTGGCCTTGCTTATTATTTCATTAGTGTTTTGCATAAGCTGGTCCATGTTTTTGTTAGCATTATCCTTGGCTTCCACAACATGGGATAAAATAGTATCGGCTTCTTTTTCAGCCTGTTCTGTAATAAGCCGGGCTTTTTCATTGGCTTCGGCAACGATCTCATTGGCTTCTTTTAAAACGAGATCTTTATATTGAGTGGCTTCCTCTATTTTTTTTGTTTTTAAATGTTCCAGTTCTTCATATGCTTTTTCAATAAATTTCAGAGTATAGGTTTGTGATTTATTTATAATATCATTTTGAACCAGAA contains these protein-coding regions:
- the metK gene encoding methionine adenosyltransferase, whose amino-acid sequence is MSKRIMLDKDTFLFTSESVSEGHPDKMADQISDAILDAHLKEDPDSRVACETMVKTGLVIVSGEITSKATVNYEAIARDVVKQIGYAHTDDGFDYETCGVITAIGKQSQDISQGVTEGVGLFKEQGAGDQGIMFGYATNENKEYMPLPIMLAHQLLEKLTELRKSGALPYVKPDSKSQVTVAYKNNKPEYIYSIVISTQHSEDVEHKTIRKDMIEKVIKEVIPANLLNKLEDDRVYINPTGRFVVGGPMGDCGLTGRKIIVDSYGGMSRHGGGAFSGKDPSKVDRSAAYAARYIAKNIVAAGLADRCEVQLAYAIGVAEPISIFLETFGTEKVDKEKIVDIIYKYFPIKPKDIIDSLKLKQPIYQKTASYGHFGRDIFPWEQLDKVDILKKEALK
- the rimO gene encoding 30S ribosomal protein S12 methylthiotransferase RimO, whose amino-acid sequence is MSLGCPKNLVDTETMMGQVAKQHKLVTDMDKADVMVLNSCCFIQDAEQETIDTLLELKQWKKTSKRKIILAGCYVEIQKDKLLKQYPFIDGIINTGAVSRINEVLEQISKFDGAITIYANHIHNFLGEEQRILSTPPHYAYLKIGEGCNNSCAYCRIPSIRGSALFRPIKQIIEEAEKLADSGVKEIIVVSQDSTMYNYDGYSFSGLLRALDRIDKLAWIRIMYCYPDKISDDLIRTIKASKKIVRYIDMPIQHINDKILNKMNRMSQRKSITNRIDTLREEITDIKLRSTVMVGYPGEDDNDFGELYDYIEETQFDHLGVFAYSQEPGTFSFNMRGQVDEHVKQKRLDAIMNLQKGISKKLNKKYIGQEMDVLIDNSEGGRRYFDAPEIDGFVYVANLKKQDIGQLKKVKIKKALEYDLIGRTT
- the pgsA gene encoding CDP-diacylglycerol--glycerol-3-phosphate 3-phosphatidyltransferase — protein: MNLANGLTLLRICAIPLLLVLLSVPHVSDTQKIIDLLVFLAITFTDYLDGFLARKLKQETNMGQLLDPLADKMLVFSLLLWFIAAQKIAYYWVAILLFREMAVLGLRSIAALQKVVIKADRLGKIKTVWQYVTLAWLILELPFVDLWVIGMVIITLISGFNYFYENREVLKSG
- a CDS encoding CinA family protein, whose protein sequence is MQKEVKNLDAIPFKVADLIKEKKYQLVIAESITGGDLSANIVRVPGASDFFVGGIVAYSNLIKVRECLVNPQTIQRYGAVSAQVTMEMAKGVQHKYQTQIALATTGFAGPKREMEKVGLVYITLLIEQQEYSKNFIFSGERTDIIKQTSFAALELLRYYLENFK
- the recA gene encoding recombinase RecA: MAENDLSKAVDIAMHQIEKNFGKGAIMKLGDVKKLAMDYIPTGSLRLDAALGVGGLPKGRVVEVFGPESSGKTTVSLHIIAEAQKRGGICAFIDAEHALDPTYAKNIGVNTKELLISQPDYGEQALEIAETLVKSGAVEVIVVDSVAALVPKAELDGEMGDSHIGLQARLMSQALRKLTASVSKSSTIVIFVNQLREKVGIMFGNPEVTPGGKALKFYSSIRLDVRKRDSIKKGEDVIGTLTKIKVVKNKVAIPFKEATVEIIYGKGISKTAEILDIAVENNLIEKYGSWYSYNNEKIGQGKDNAQLYLENNPEIMATLEKKIREILGIPVK
- the rny gene encoding ribonuclease Y, which encodes MMIITIVVFVVLFAGLSYWLFVQNNIIQKKEKEVEARTAKLVKEAERAAEDIRREALIQSKEEMLKIRNEAENELKERREKQLLQENRLIQKEEHLDVREAHLETKEGELQKKTASVEKQQQDIEVVYQKQIEILEKVAQLGREDAKKMLLEHLDREVKFEAAKIIKETEELAQKTSVRKAREIIATAIQRCAVDNVVEITTSVVALPNDEMKGRLIGREGRNIRAFETLTGIDLIIDDTPETVVLSGFDPIRREIAKLTLEKLIQDGRIHPTRIEDIYNQAKKDLEAIIMDIGERSALEADVQNLSQNIIYLLGRLHYRTSYGQNVLQHSIEVAHIASLMAQELNVNVRLARRAGLLHDIGKAIDFEREGTHAQLGADFAVKNGENEEVIHAILAHHEETKPQTIEAILVAAADAISASRPGARRESIEAYIKRLETLENLAISFSGVEKAFAIQSGREIRVMVKPDIINDKLASKLARDIVKKIESELEYPGTIKVTVIRETRVQEVAK